A window of Juglans regia cultivar Chandler chromosome 7, Walnut 2.0, whole genome shotgun sequence contains these coding sequences:
- the LOC108996445 gene encoding protein CURVATURE THYLAKOID 1A, chloroplastic-like, which translates to MAAAAAYATAYTNTAVLVSRLPITKPTARCSSLPLLPSRLSSTSFPASAKHFSESRRSPLLQIRASSEDSSGLDTSELFTDLKEKWDALENKSTVLLYGGGAIVAVWLSSIVVSAVNSVPLLPKIMELVGLGYTGWFVYRYLLFKSSRKELATDIEALKNKIAGTE; encoded by the exons ATGGCAGCAGCGGCGGCATATGCGACGGCTTACACCAACACCGCCGTCTTAGTCTCTCGCCTCCCCATCACCAAACCCACAGCCCGCTGCTCTTCTTTGCCTCTCCTCCCATCTCGCTTGTCCTCCACATCTTTCCCTGCTTCTGCTAAGCACTTTTCAg AGTCCCGTAGGTCTCCTCTGCTTCAGATCAGAGCCTCTTCAGAAGATTCATCAGGCCTTGACACCAGTGAGCTATTTACAGACTTGAAGGAGAAG TGGGATGCACTTGAAAACAAGTCAACAGTACTTCTCTATGGAGGTGGGGCAATAGTTGCTGTTTGGCTTTCTTCTATTGTAGTTAGTGCTGTCAACTCAGTCCCTTTG cTTCCAAAGATTATGGAGTTGGTAGGGCTAGGATATACAGGATGGTTTGTCTACCGTTACCTTCTCTTCAAG TCAAGCAGAAAAGAACTAGCTACAGATATTGAAGCATTGAAGAATAAGATTGCTGGAACTGAATAA
- the LOC108996444 gene encoding uncharacterized protein LOC108996444, producing MEVSAIRLRSGQFWATGRKKISLFQFPPKIRPTPYAKRIAILCQNLGNWSSYYYNVPGYRLVAPVVGFVAYDSSNSSTLGNLKVNFSVMGNPISVHFSHEIVLGGKDLTPKCVKFGADGSFTLQDMNESYVCVSRSAGHFSVVVPKKHDQWILKFWVLGFGLGFVVLVLGGLVLAAIFRLLRRRRIMKMEQQTERGVAFDTFWIGGSKLPSASMIRTQPALENEYVP from the coding sequence ATGGAAGTCTCAGCTATCAGACTCCGAAGTGGGCAGTTTTGGGCCACAGGCCGAAAGAAGATTAGCCTCTTCCAATTCCCACCAAAGATTCGACCAACGCCTTATGCCAAAAGGATAGCCATTCTGTGTCAAAACTTAGGCAACTGGTCTTCTTATTACTATAACGTGCCTGGCTATAGATTGGTTGCTCCTGTGGTCGGATTCGTGGCATATGATTCTTCTAATTCAAGCACCTTAGGCAATCTTAAGGTCAACTTCAGCGTCATGGGGAACCCTATTTCAGttcatttttctcatgaaatTGTGCTTGGAGGAAAGGACTTGACACCAAAATGTGTCAAATTTGGTGCAGATGGATCGTTTACACTGCAGGACATGAATGAGTCGTACGTTTGTGTTTCACGAAGTGCAGGTCATTTTTCTGTTGTTGTACCAAAGAAACATGATCAGTGGATTCTGAAATTTTGGGTGCTTGGATTCGGGCTAGGATTCGTTGTGCTGGTTCTAGGGGGTTTGGTTTTGGCAGCCATCTTCAGACTGCtaaggaggaggaggatcatGAAAATGGAGCAACAGACTGAAAGAGGGGTAGCTTTCGACACATTTTGGATTGGAGGGAGTAAATTGCCTTCTGCATCAATGATTAGAACTCAGCCAGCCCTTGAGAATGAATACGTTCCTTGA
- the LOC108996426 gene encoding GDSL esterase/lipase At4g01130, producing the protein MGLRLHKTWMIFREGLVVWVVVMVAMLGYSSESKCDFEAIFNFGDSNSDTGGFWAAFPAQSGPFGMTYFKRPSGRASDGRLIIDFFAQALGLPFLSPYLQSIGSDYRHGVNYATLASTVLLPNTSLFVTGISPFSLAIQLNQMKEFKARVDELHHSSGRTGLTKLPSPDVFGKSLYTFYIGQNDFTSNLGAIGIGGVKQYLPQVVSQIAGTIKELYGLGGRAFLVLNLAPVGCYPAFLVELSHGSSDLDEFGCAMSYNNAVVDYNKMLKETLAQTRKALSNASLIYVDTYSVLLQLFRHPKSHGLQYGTKACCGHGGGVYNFDPRLYCGNSKMINGSIVTATVCSDPQNYVSWDGIHATEAANKIVTMAILNGSYFDPPFPLHLLCDLHPVG; encoded by the exons atggggcTCCGATTACATAAAACTTGGATGATATTTAGGGAGGGATTAGTTGTGTGGGTGGTGGTAATGGTGGCAATGCTTGGTTACTCGAGTGAATCAAAATGTGATTTTGAGGCAATATTCAACTTCGGCGACTCGAATTCAGACACGGGTGGGTTTTGGGCGGCTTTTCCGGCACAGTCTGGCCCCTTCGGCATGACCTACTTCAAGAGACCTTCTGGTCGTGCTTCTGATGGAAGGCTCATTATTGATTTCTTTG CTCAAGCTCTAGGCTTGCCATTTTTAAGCCCATATCTGCAATCAATTGGATCTGATTATAGACATGGGGTCAACTATGCAACATTGGCATCAACGGTGCTCCTCCCAAACACTTCCTTGTTTGTTACCGGAATTAGTCCCTTTTCTCTGGCCATTCAGCTCAACCAAATGAAGGAATTCAAGGCCAGGGTTGATGAACTTCATCACTCCTCAGGCAGAACAG GATTGACGAAACTTCCATCGCCAGACGTTTTCGGGAAATCGCTCTACACATTCTATATTGGGCAGAATGATTTCACTTCCAATTTAGGAGCCATTGGAATAGGTGGAGTGAAGCAGTACCTACCCCAAGTGGTTTCCCAAATTGCTGGCACCATCAAG GAGCTCTATGGCCTAGGGGGGCGTGCATTTCTGGTGCTCAATCTCGCACCAGTGGGCTGTTATCCAGCATTTTTAGTGGAGCTTTCTCATGGCAGTTCAGACCTCGATGAGTTTGGATGCGCGATGTCTTACAACAATGCAGTGGTGGATTACAACAAGATGTTGAAGGAAACACTAGCTCAAACTAGGAAAGCTCTCTCCAACGCCTCCCTCATATATGTAGACACTTACTCTGTATTGCTACAGCTCTTCCGGCATCCCAAATCTCATG GGCTCCAATATGGAACCAAAGCATGTTGTGGACATGGGGGTGGTGTCTACAATTTTGACCCTAGATTGTACTGCGGAAACAGCAAAATGATTAATGGGAGCATTGTAACAGCAACGGTTTGCAGTGACCCACAAAACTATGTCAGCTGGGATGGAATACACGCTACAGAAGCAGCAAACAAGATTGTCACAATGGCCATTCTCAATGGCTCTTATTTTGATCCTCCTTTTCCTTTACATCTACTCTGTGACCTTCACCCTGTTGGCTAA